The following are from one region of the Aspergillus chevalieri M1 DNA, chromosome 1, nearly complete sequence genome:
- a CDS encoding MYB DNA-binding domain protein (COG:K;~EggNog:ENOG410PKQ5;~InterPro:IPR001005,IPR009057,IPR017930,IPR017877;~PFAM:PF00249) — translation MIALQNPALLPSAKVDISLLLKPQDEEERSPPGTTTSALPSRVVPSGPALPPMSIASSPVSGPSAPPPSITKIPASVPAKRLQPAHTAESPAKKQSKWSPEEDALIIELRGSGMKWEDISRRLPGRSAISCRLHYQNYLERRSEWDEDKKNKLARLYERFKAEMWSKVAEEMAIPWRAAEAMHWQLGEQEMARRAGVVPFSLSSTAIDPPSTRSRRTSSASLSRSRKGSMTRQVPPPQLPSVEELTAGVPAYAPAPPFPPTRELSYRMGPMEMSGSHGGHLGHSIGFPPRTLP, via the exons ATGATTGCCTTACAAAACCCAGCTTTGCTGCCCTCCGCCAAAGTGGATATCTCACTGCTTCTAAAACCTcaagatgaggaggagagaaGTCCCCCGGGAACCACTACGTCCGCACTTCCGTCGAGAGTAGTGCCTTCGGGCCCGGCACTTCCTCCCATGTCGATTGCATCATCTCCAGTGTCTGGTCCATCAGCGCCTCCTCCATCAATCACCAAGATCCCTGCCTCCGTCCCGGCCAAGCGTTTACAGCCCGCCCATACGGCCGAATCGCCGGCTAAGAAGCAATCCAAATGGTCTCCCGAAGAAGATGCGTTGATCATCGAGCTGCGTGGGAGTGGGATGAAGTGGGAGGATATCAGCAGGCGGCTTCCCGGCCGGAGCGCCATTAGTTGCCGTCTACATTACCAGAATTATCTTGAACGCAGAAGCGAGTGGGATGAGGATAAGAAGAACAAGCTCGCCAGGTTATACGAGAG ATTCAAGGCTGAAATGTGGTCAAAGGTGGCAGAGGAAATGGCCATTCCATGGCGCGCCGCAGAAGCAATGCACTGGCAATTAGGGGAGCAAGAGATGGCCCGTCGGGCGGGCGTTGTTCCTTTCTCCCTTTCCAGCACAGCCATCGACCCGCCCTCAACTAGGTCACGCCGAACCAGTAGTGCCTCTCTGTCCAGGTCACGAAAAGGATCAATGACACGTCAAGTCCCACCACCGCAGCTCCCTTCGGTCGAAGAGCTTACTGCCGGTGTCCCAGCCTACGCACCGGCTCCACCATTTCCTCCTACAAGGGAACTGAGTTACCGTATGGGCCCAATGGAAATGAGTGGCAGTCATGGTGGCCATTTAGGGCACAGCATCGGCTTTCCACCTCGAACCCTTCCATAG
- the TRM9 gene encoding tRNA (carboxymethyluridine(34)-5-O)-methyltransferase (BUSCO:EOG09264DIM;~COG:Q;~EggNog:ENOG410PMYZ;~InterPro:IPR029063,IPR013216,IPR032873;~PFAM:PF13649,PF13489,PF08241,PF13847;~go_function: GO:0008168 - methyltransferase activity [Evidence IEA];~go_function: GO:0016300 - tRNA (uracil) methyltransferase activity [Evidence IEA];~go_process: GO:0002098 - tRNA wobble uridine modification [Evidence IEA]) — protein MALYVYKDLLYKEALKKNQVGKKEMADNDAPPADERAQEAYEEQNVHEVYQQIAEHFSSTRYKVCLSYSLFIYIRGLVSLVYQPWPIVERFLKELSPGSIGLDVGCGNGKYLTVNKDIFIIASDRSENLVRIAVNHQPHSPIVADILHLPHLDASFDFAISIAVVHHLSSPERRIQAIMEILRTLKPASENHPGGKALIYVWALEQKNSRRGWDKGDKQDVMVPWVLRNSLSKGGSSDAPKTFHRYYHLYEEFELERDIRQAGGRVLESGYEKDNWWAIATPSNE, from the exons ATGGCTTTATATGTCTACAAGGATCTGCTGTATAAAgaggcattgaagaaaaatCAAGtgggaaaaaaggaaatggcCGACAACGATGCACCGCCCGCCGATGAAAGAGCCCAGGAAGCCTATGAAGAACAGAATGTCCATGAGGTATATCAGCAAATAGCAGAGCATTTCTCGTCTACCAGATACAAGGTCTGTCTATCTTATTCTCTATTTATTTATATAAGGGGACTGGTCTCACTCGTATATCAGCCGTGGCCTATTGTGGAACGCTTCCTCAAAGAGTTATCGCCCGGCTCCATCGGGCTCGATGTGGGATGCGGCAATGGCAAGTACTTGACGGTCAATAAGGATATCTTTATCATTGCTTCAGATCG ATCTGAAAATCTTGTCCGTATTGCTGTAAACCATCAGCCACATTCCCCCATCGTagctgatatcctccatctACCACACCTCGACGCTTCTTTTGACTTTGCCATATCAATTGCTGTGGTTCATCATTTATCATCACCGGAGCGACGGATTCAGGCAATTATGGAAATCCTGCGCACACTGAAGCCTGCTTCCGAAAACCACCCGGGTGGGAAAGCCCTGATATATGTCTGGGCGCTTGAACAGAAGAACAGCCGGAGAGGCTGGGATAAAGGGGACAAACAGGATGTGATGGTTCCCTGGGTCTTGAGAAACAGCTTATCCAAGGGCGGCTCCAGCGATGCGCCCAAAACGTTCCATCGATATTATCACCTCTATGAGGAATTCGAACTCGAGCGGGACATCAGGCAAGCAGGGGGGCGAGTCCTGGAGTCGGGGTATGAGAAAGACAACTGGTGGGCAATTGCGACGCCGTCAAACGAGTAG